GGTTGGTCAGTCGGTATCAGGTGGAACCCCTGTTGCGGCGATTGCAGTGGAGTTTAGCGGGCATGGGCCTGCTGTACGCCGCCGTCGGGGGATTGGGGTGCCTGTGTCGTTAAGCCGGGTGAAACGGACCCAAGCCGAACCCTTGACCGTCCACTTACTGCGGGAGGGGATTCCCGAATCGGTGCATTACGTCCATGCCACCTTGACCGATGAACGGGGCCGCCTTCTGGCCGTGGCCGGGGATGCCGAAACCACTACCTTCGCTCGCAGTAGTTTTAAGCCCTTTCAGGCCCTGGCGGTGGTCAGCAGCGGCACCCTAGAGCATTTTCGCCTGGGCGACCGGGATTTGGCGGTCATTTGCAGCTCCCACCAGGGGCAGATTGCGGCGGTACGCCAGGTGTTTCGCATCCTCTGGCAGGCGGATATTGACCCTGCAGAACTCCAGTGCCCTGTTCCCCCGGGCAAGCGCAGCCGGTTGGAACACGGTTGTTCGGGTAAGCATGCGGGGATGCTGGCGGTTTGTGCCCGCTATGGTTGGCCGCGCCACACCTATCTCCAGCGACAACACCCGGTGCAGGAGTTAATCCTCGGTCAGGTGGGGGAGTTGCTCGGCGTCCCGGGGGTGGAATTTATCGCTGTCCATGACGACTGCGGCGCACCGACTTATCTGTTACAACTGCACCAACTGGCGGCCCTGTACAGTCACCTGGCGGCGGGGCAACACCTGGGGCTGGCCCAAATTACCCGGGCGATGACCCAACAGGCCGATCTGGTGGCCGGGTCAGGGCATTTTGATACCGAGCTGATGCAGTTGACCCAAGGAACGGTGGTCAGCAAAGCCGGCGCCGAGGGGGTACAATGCCTGGCGAACTTAGAAACGGGCATGGGTCTGGCGATTCGGGTACTGGATGGGGCCAGACGGGCCAAATACGCCACCGCTATTCACCTGCTTCACCAATTGGGGTGGATTTCCCCGACGACTCGGGAACGCCTGGCCGAACAATTCGTCCAGTTGAGTCCGTACGTGCGCTTGGAGGTGCAGGGGGAACTGTCCCTCCTGTGAAGGACTTGCCATCTAGGGAGCGCTCGCGTTATGATTAATACCTGCACCGCGGGGTAGAGCAGCCTGGTAGCTCGTTGGGCTCATAACCCAAAGGTCACTGGTTCAAATCCAGTCCCCGCAATCGAGTTACCCTGGGTTGATTGAAGCGAAGGGGTGGGTGGGTGGCCCGCTTCGACTACCATAGGGAGCAGGCGATTCTTTTGGCATGGGGTGCCAGGGTGTTTAAGAAATTATTAATTGCCACGGATTTGCGGGATGGGTTGCATCGGTTATTGCGGTTTGTACCGGCGTTGGGGGCGGGGGGAATCGAGGCGGTCACCTTTGTGCATGCGGTGCCCTACCGGGATACGGGTGTGCGCATCAAGGAGGACTTGGAGGCCCTAGCGGCGGCGCGGGCGAAATTGGTACTCCCGGCGGACACGGGGGGGGTGCAGGTGCAGAGCCTGGTGCGTTCGGGTAAACCGGCGGATGTGGTGAGCCAGGCAGCCCAAGAAGTCGGCGCCGAACTCATCCTGTTGGGGACGCAACAGCGCAATGTCCTGGCCGAAAAGATCCTGGGGAGCGATGCTTTGGCCCTGATGCGCCGGTGCGACCTGCCTTTGATGATCATGCGCCCGCAACTGGTGCAGGTTTTGACCGCTGAAGAGCTGGAACTGCGGTGCCGTCACCTGTTCTACCATCTCCTGTTGCCCTATCGCGGGTGTCCGGAATCCAAACATTTACTGGCCCAAGTCCTGGACCGCCTGCAGAAAGTTGCCCATCCCCGGGTGGAAACCTGTCATCTGGTATGGGTTGTGGAGGATCCGATTCGGCGGGACTATGACCCGGACCCCCAGGAAATTGCCCGCGCTGAACGGGAACTGGATCAAGTGGCCACCCAGTTGACTCCCTATGTTCCCCACGTTCACACCCATGTGCGCACTGGTAACCCGGTAGAGGCCATCCTGGAACTGGCCCAACTCTTAGACATCAGCGCCGTGACCTTGACCGAAGCCAACATGACCAATCTGTGGAATTTGTCCCTGCCGTTGGGGGGCGAGATGCTGCGGCGTTTTCCCTATCCCCTGATCCTCTTTTCGTCCCCCGAGAAATAGGGGCCATTCGTCCCCGGGATAGCTACAGCATAAGCAACAAAAAATGTCCAGGAGATGGCTTGCTCCCGAACATGTATCGTTGGGGGTATTGATTGGACGATGTTGCTGGGATGCCCTATGCCCTTAGCGGTTAAGGATGGCCGTCTTGGTTAGAACAAGGTATTGATGGCTGCACCGCTGCGCTCCAACCTGTTGTTGGTGGTTCTGCAGTCATCGTTGCCGGGGTTGCCGTCAATGTAAATGTCGGGGTCGTAATTAATGGTGACCAAGTAGGTGGGGGGAAATTCTCCTTCGGCAGGGGAGGAGCTATTCCAATCCCGCTCAAAAATGACCTGGACTTGTTCGCCGGGGGCTAGGTTTAGGAAAGGTTGTTGGGCAACCAGGCGAGCCGGGGACCCCGGTACCTGTTCGTAGAGGGCCACGATTTGCTGGTTGGGGGCTGATTGATAGGGGGCGGACCCTTGATTGCGCACAACGCCGATAATTTGGACTTGCCCCCGAAAGCGACTGGTACGGTTGAGCAGCTTAAAGTTAATGGCCTGTACGGCCGGGTCAGGGCAGGTCAGGGAGGGCTGAGGTAAACGGGGTCGTGGCAGCACCGGATTCCGAGGAATGGTCACCTGGGCAACTCCCGGCCGAATTCCTAGGGTCAAGAGGCTGGTGGCCAACAAAACAGTAGATACAAAGTGGTGGCGGCGCATAGGATTGACCTCGCTGTTGAAGAGACACCCAAGAAGTGCTTCCTGGTTATTCCCATCTTCGCCCGCCTTTATCCCCGTGGCAGTGAGCGTCGGCGTTCCTGGGGGATGACCTGGATCACCAAGCCGTCCCAACGTGATTTAATAGAAGCTCAGCTCATGGCTTAGCCCCTTCTATGCCCGTTGCCGTCTCGGAGCAATTGCACCGCCTGAAGCATCATAATCGCTGCGCCCTCATCCCCTTTGTCACCGCCGGCGACCCCGATTTGTCCACTACGGCCCAGGCGTTGCGTGTCCTCGATCAGGCGGGGGCCGATGTGATTGAACTGGGGGTTCCCTACAGCGACCCCCTGGCGGACGGGCCGGTGATTCAAGCCGCTGCCACCCGCGCCCTGGGAAAAGGGGTCACCCTAGACCAGGTTTTGGCCCTGGTGCAGGACGTCTCCAGCCAGATTCAGGCGCCCATTATTCTCTTCAGCTACTACAATCCCATCCTCAATCGCGGCATTGAACCCTTCTTGCAAGCCATTGCCCAGGCGGGGGTGCGGGGGTTGGTGGTGCCGGATTTGCCCCTGGAGGAAGCGGATGTGCTGTTACAGCCGGCGCCCTATTACGGCATTGAACTAACCCTGCTGGCGGCGCCCACCAGCCCTCCCGAGCGGCTGGCCGCCATTGCCCGGCGCTCCCAGGGATTTATCTACTTGGTGAGCATCACGGGTGTCACCGGCATGCGCCAGAAGCTGTCGGAGAAGTTGCCCCAGCTTTTGGCTCAGCTCCATCAGCTCACGGATAAGCCGATTGGCGTGGGGTTTGGGGTATCTCGACCGGAGCAGGCCCAACAAATCCGCGACTGGGGCGCCGATGCCGTGATCGTTGGCAGTGCTTTCGTCAAACGGTTGTATGAGGAGGGATTGACTTCGGTGCAGACGTTTTGCCAGCAGTTGCGTCAGGCCTTAGATAGCAAAAATTCATAAACACCGACCGTGCGGTCCAGCATTTTTTCCACGCTGAATTCCCGTAGTAAACGCTGATAACCGGCCTCCCCCAACTGCCGCCGCAAACTCCCATCCAGCAACAATTGACTCACCGCCTGGGCTAGGGCCTGGGGGTCGCCAGGAGGCACCAGTAACCCCGTTTGTCCGTGCACCACAATTTCGGGAATGGCGCCGACCCGGGTGGCGACAATTGGGCGGCGGGCGGCCATGGCTTCCAACAGCACCAGACCAAATCCTTCGTGTAGGGACGTATGCAAAAAAATGTCAAATCCCGCCATCCACTGGGCCGCATCCGGTTGATAGCCCAGAAATTGCACGTAGGGCGTAATGCGCAACCGGTCCGCCAGGGCCATCAGGGATGGGCGCAGGGGGCCATCCCCCAGAATGACCAGCCGCGCCTGGGGTACCTGCCGGTGAATGAGGGGAAAAGCCCGCAGCGCCGTCGCATGGGATTTTTGGGGCACCAAGCGTCCCACCATGCCGATCACCAACGCCTCCGGCTCCCAGGGCCAACAGGGACGTTCCACCAGAGGTGATGGGGTATAGCCATAGGGAATCACCGTGATTTTGTGGGCCGGCACCCGCTGGTACTTCATGTTGAAGGCCTTGAGATGCTCAGAAATGACAATCACATGGTCCATCCAGCAGGTATTCCAGGCAATTAGGGGGCGCATGGGCCAGTACCGCCGGTAGGGGTTGTCGTTGTGGCGGGTGCAGACAATCTTCACCTTGCCTGCCCAGCGGGCCGCCAGAGCACCGTATAAATCGGCGTAGAGCAGGTGGGTATGCACAATGTCGTAACCACCCCGGCGAATGATCCGGCAAATTCGGGGCAGGATTTGGGGTTCAAATTCCGTATAGATGCGTTGGTCAATCACCGGAATACCCTGGGCGATGAGGGCTTGGGTTAAGGCGCTGGGGGCTTCATGGGGTTTGGTGAGGGCCAAGAAAGTAACACTATAGCCCCGCCGTTGCAGCCCCGACAGTAACTGCAACAGGTGCCGTTCCGCCCCGGCAATCGGTCCCGCCCGTTGGATGTGTAGAATTTTGACCATATAATGCCCGGGGGAGGGATAGTTCCTAGCGTATTATGCACCGGATTCCTGCCCAACCGGGTCACTGGTCGGCCAGCACCACTTTAGTTGACCAAACGCCTGCCCCGATTATCTTCCTCACGGCTGCCGATACGGACATCCAAACCCTGGCGCAGGCGGTGGCCCAACTGCCCGCGGATTTCCCGGCCCTGCGGGTGGCTAACTGGTTGCACCTGAGCACCCCCTACAGCGTGGACGCTTACTTTGACCAAGTTTTAAGCCGGGCGCAGGTGGTGGTGGTGCGGCTGCTGGGCGGCTTGGATTACTGGGCCTACGGGGTGGAACGACTCCAGGAACTCACCGCCCAGGTGTGGGTGTTGCCGGGGGATGACCAGGAGGATTGGCGTATCTTCGAGCGGTCGAATGTGCCGGTGCCCGCTGTGCAATATCTCCATCGCTATTTCCGCTGCGGGGGGGTCAGCAACTATCGCCATGCCCTGGAGTTTGTCGCCAGCTACAGCCTGGGTTGGCCGGGTCAACCACCGCCACCGCAACCCCTGCCGGAATGGGGCGCCTATGCCTGGGAAGTCAGACCCTCACTACCGGGGGTGGGGATTGTGTTCTATCGCGCCCATCTGTTGGCGGGCAACACGGGGGTGATTGACGCCTTGTGCCGGGCCCTGTGGGCTAGAGACCTCCAACCCTGGCCCTACTTTGTCCATACTCTGAGCCACCCGGAAACCCGCCAGGCCCTGCAACAGTTTTACCAAGAACATCCCATTGACGTTTTGTGCCTGACAACTGGGTTTTCCGTGGCCCAGTGGCGGGACGAAATCCCCGATTTGGCGTTGTGGGAAGCCTTGAACGTCCCCGTTTTGCAGGTGATTTTCAGCACCGACGAACGGGAGACCTGGCGGCAAGGGGTGCGGGGTTTGTCGCCCCGGGATTTGGGGATGCAGGTGGCCTTGCCGGAGGTGGACGGACGGATCATCACCCGGGCCATTTCCTTCAAAACCCCTCTGCAGGTGCATCCCCAGTTGCAGGTCCCCATTTATCACTACCAACCGGAGGAGGAACGGGTGAACTTCCTGGCGGACTTGGTCCAGGCCTGGGTGCGCTTGCGCCGGACACCCCCTGCCGAGAAACGCCTGGCCATCGTTCTGGCCAATTATCCCACCGAAGACGGTCGCATCGGCAACGGCGTGGGTTTGGATACACCGGCCAGTTGTCTGCAAATTTGGCGGGCGCTGCAAACGGTGGGTTATCGAGTGGGAACACCCCCAACTAGCGGCGATGAATTGATGCACACCCTCATCCAAGGACGCACCAACGACCCCGAATCCGCCATTCGTCCTTACCGGGAAAGGGTGCCTTTAGACCGCTACCGGCAATGGTTAACCACCCTACCCCAGTACCAGGCCATCATCGCCCGTTGGGGGGAGCCGGAGCAGGTGGCCGAGCAGGGGGGCATTCCCGTGTTGGGGCAGCGCTGGGAAAATCTGTTCATCGGCATTCAACCCAGTCGCGGTTATGACCAGGACCCCCGCTTGAACTACCACTGCCCCAACTTAGAACCCACCCACCACTACCTGGCCTTTTACTACTGGTTGCGCTACGAATTTCAGGCCCACGCCGTGATCCATCTAGGCAAACACGGCACCTTGGAATGGCTCCCCGGCAAAAGCGTCGCCCTTTCTCCAGACTGCTATCCAGAAATCGTCTTGGGAACCCTACCCAACTTCTATCCCTTCATCGTGAATGACCCCGGGGAGGGGACCCAGGCCAAGCGCCGCGCCCATGCCGTCATCCTGGACCATTTGACCCCCCCCTTGATCCGGGCCGAATTGTACGGACCCCTGCTACAGCTCGAGCAACTAGTGGATGCCTACTACCAGGCCGAGGCCCTCAACCCGGAACAGCTCCCTTTTTTGACCCAACGGATTCAACAACTGGTGCAAGCCGAGCATCTTGACCAGGACTTGCCCCTTAAAAGCAGCGACATAGGTGAACTGATTACCCAGTTAGATGCCTATTTATGCGAGCTAAAAGAGGCCCAAATCCGGGGGGGATTGCATGTATTTGGGGTATGTCCCGAAGGGGAAAAATTACGGGATTTGGTCATTGCTATCAGTCGCTATCCCGGACCCGGACGATTGGGTTTAACCCAAGCCATCGCCCAGGATTGGGGTTACGCCTTTGATCCCCTAGAACTCACATCCCCAACATCACCATCAGCGGCCACAGCACCAGACCCAGCAGCGCCAATTCCGCCAGTAGAATCACCCCTCCAAAACACAACAGTGCCCGTAGCCCCGGCAACTGGTGTTCCCGACCTACACACCGCACCAGATTCACCACCACCCACAAATTAATGCCCAGGGAAAAGAGCAATCCCAACCGCGGCGACCAAGCCAGGGCACTCTTGGCAGCACCGGTGAGCAGTAATGGCCAGAGACTTTGCGCCACCGCCCCGAAGGTATCCGCCACCGAACCCACACCCCCTAGCCCCTGGGCCACCGTGTGCAGCGCCGCCGACAGCCAAAACCACCCCAGCCCCAGCCCCAGGCCAAAGGCGAAAAACCACCCCAACCAGCCCATCACCGTACTGCCCGTCCAAGCAGCGGCATTGAGGGATAACACCAGGCAGACCAGCACTAGACCGGCCACCGCCACCGGCAGCGAGGGACGCCCCTGGGCAGGTCGAA
This DNA window, taken from Gloeomargarita sp. SRBZ-1_bins_9, encodes the following:
- a CDS encoding glycosyltransferase family 4 protein: MVKILHIQRAGPIAGAERHLLQLLSGLQRRGYSVTFLALTKPHEAPSALTQALIAQGIPVIDQRIYTEFEPQILPRICRIIRRGGYDIVHTHLLYADLYGALAARWAGKVKIVCTRHNDNPYRRYWPMRPLIAWNTCWMDHVIVISEHLKAFNMKYQRVPAHKITVIPYGYTPSPLVERPCWPWEPEALVIGMVGRLVPQKSHATALRAFPLIHRQVPQARLVILGDGPLRPSLMALADRLRITPYVQFLGYQPDAAQWMAGFDIFLHTSLHEGFGLVLLEAMAARRPIVATRVGAIPEIVVHGQTGLLVPPGDPQALAQAVSQLLLDGSLRRQLGEAGYQRLLREFSVEKMLDRTVGVYEFLLSKA
- the trpA gene encoding tryptophan synthase subunit alpha; translation: MPVAVSEQLHRLKHHNRCALIPFVTAGDPDLSTTAQALRVLDQAGADVIELGVPYSDPLADGPVIQAAATRALGKGVTLDQVLALVQDVSSQIQAPIILFSYYNPILNRGIEPFLQAIAQAGVRGLVVPDLPLEEADVLLQPAPYYGIELTLLAAPTSPPERLAAIARRSQGFIYLVSITGVTGMRQKLSEKLPQLLAQLHQLTDKPIGVGFGVSRPEQAQQIRDWGADAVIVGSAFVKRLYEEGLTSVQTFCQQLRQALDSKNS
- a CDS encoding YIP1 family protein produces the protein MELLEGLYNSWFRPAQGRPSLPVAVAGLVLVCLVLSLNAAAWTGSTVMGWLGWFFAFGLGLGLGWFWLSAALHTVAQGLGGVGSVADTFGAVAQSLWPLLLTGAAKSALAWSPRLGLLFSLGINLWVVVNLVRCVGREHQLPGLRALLCFGGVILLAELALLGLVLWPLMVMLGM
- a CDS encoding asparaginase codes for the protein MKRTQAEPLTVHLLREGIPESVHYVHATLTDERGRLLAVAGDAETTTFARSSFKPFQALAVVSSGTLEHFRLGDRDLAVICSSHQGQIAAVRQVFRILWQADIDPAELQCPVPPGKRSRLEHGCSGKHAGMLAVCARYGWPRHTYLQRQHPVQELILGQVGELLGVPGVEFIAVHDDCGAPTYLLQLHQLAALYSHLAAGQHLGLAQITRAMTQQADLVAGSGHFDTELMQLTQGTVVSKAGAEGVQCLANLETGMGLAIRVLDGARRAKYATAIHLLHQLGWISPTTRERLAEQFVQLSPYVRLEVQGELSLL
- a CDS encoding universal stress protein, which translates into the protein MARFDYHREQAILLAWGARVFKKLLIATDLRDGLHRLLRFVPALGAGGIEAVTFVHAVPYRDTGVRIKEDLEALAAARAKLVLPADTGGVQVQSLVRSGKPADVVSQAAQEVGAELILLGTQQRNVLAEKILGSDALALMRRCDLPLMIMRPQLVQVLTAEELELRCRHLFYHLLLPYRGCPESKHLLAQVLDRLQKVAHPRVETCHLVWVVEDPIRRDYDPDPQEIARAERELDQVATQLTPYVPHVHTHVRTGNPVEAILELAQLLDISAVTLTEANMTNLWNLSLPLGGEMLRRFPYPLILFSSPEK